The following are encoded in a window of Neomicrococcus lactis genomic DNA:
- a CDS encoding aquaporin gives MTPTGLQRVVAEFLGTAFLVMGVIGSGIYASKLSTTDDGLALLENSIATGAILVALIIAFQGISASFNPVVTLVDRFLGHLDTKLMFALMGAQMAGGITGTWLTHTMFEKPAFTISTNDRFGGHLWISEVIATIGLLLIIFLTIKSDNARYVSVAVGGYIAAGYWFTSSMSFANPAVTFARVFTDTYAGITPTSAWPYIAAQLVGAALATGLIVFLIKKPTHSSKELS, from the coding sequence GTGACACCTACGGGCCTTCAGCGCGTCGTCGCAGAGTTCCTCGGCACAGCCTTCCTCGTGATGGGCGTGATCGGCTCGGGCATTTATGCCTCGAAGCTATCCACTACCGATGACGGACTAGCGCTTCTCGAAAACAGCATCGCCACGGGTGCAATTCTGGTTGCCTTGATCATCGCGTTCCAAGGAATTTCTGCCAGCTTCAATCCCGTAGTGACCTTGGTGGACCGTTTCCTGGGACATCTGGACACGAAACTCATGTTTGCCCTCATGGGTGCGCAAATGGCAGGTGGAATCACCGGCACGTGGCTCACGCACACCATGTTTGAAAAGCCAGCGTTCACCATTTCCACGAATGATCGCTTCGGCGGACATCTTTGGATTTCCGAAGTCATTGCGACGATAGGGCTCTTGCTCATCATCTTCTTGACGATCAAGAGTGACAACGCGAGATATGTCTCCGTGGCCGTGGGTGGTTACATCGCTGCCGGGTATTGGTTCACGTCATCCATGAGCTTCGCCAACCCAGCCGTGACGTTCGCTCGCGTTTTCACGGACACCTACGCCGGAATCACTCCAACTTCCGCGTGGCCCTATATCGCTGCGCAGCTAGTGGGCGCCGCCCTCGCAACCGGCCTCATTGTTTTCCTCATCAAAAAGCCAACCCACTCTTCGAAGGAACTCTCATGA
- the hemW gene encoding radical SAM family heme chaperone HemW: protein MPSILPDGDPAPSDGRLPEGTAARSAGRDFSLYVHIPFCAVRCGYCDFNTYTASELGGGASQATYANAVSRELEFAQRALTESGIESRHLSTVFFGGGTPTLLPANDLASVLRTAKDLWGFKDGAEITTEANPDSVTKESLKILKDAGFTRVSFGMQSAVPHVLKVLDRTHQPENVGLMVQAAKDLGLDVSVDLIYGTPGESLEDWKTSLETAIGYEPDHISAYSLIVEPGTKLAAQMRRGEVPEVDEDDHAEKYELSDRMLAAAGFTWYEVSNWAKTEDQRSEHNLAYWRGNDWWGAGPGAHSHIGGTRFWNVKHPTAYQGRVDALVSPAAAREIPDEDAQYLEELMLKVRIAEGLPLSALRDDARRRVAGLIADRLVEPGPALGASGEKRLVLTLNGRLLADRVVKILADF from the coding sequence ATGCCATCCATTTTGCCTGACGGGGATCCGGCTCCATCTGACGGTCGGCTCCCCGAAGGCACTGCCGCGCGCTCAGCCGGTCGCGACTTCTCGCTCTACGTGCACATCCCTTTTTGTGCGGTTCGTTGCGGCTATTGCGACTTCAACACCTACACAGCTAGCGAGTTGGGCGGCGGCGCGTCTCAAGCGACGTACGCCAACGCGGTCAGCCGTGAACTGGAGTTTGCTCAGCGTGCGCTGACAGAATCTGGTATCGAATCGCGCCATCTGTCCACGGTGTTCTTTGGTGGCGGTACGCCAACCCTCTTGCCAGCCAATGACCTCGCCAGCGTGCTGCGCACGGCCAAGGACCTGTGGGGCTTCAAGGACGGCGCAGAAATCACCACCGAGGCCAACCCTGACTCCGTAACCAAAGAGTCTCTGAAGATTCTCAAGGACGCCGGCTTCACGCGGGTTTCTTTTGGCATGCAGTCGGCCGTTCCTCACGTGCTGAAGGTGCTTGACCGCACCCATCAGCCCGAAAACGTGGGTCTCATGGTTCAGGCAGCCAAGGACCTTGGACTGGATGTCAGCGTAGACCTCATCTACGGAACGCCGGGGGAGTCGCTCGAGGACTGGAAGACCAGCCTCGAGACCGCCATTGGCTACGAGCCGGACCACATCTCGGCATACTCGCTCATTGTTGAGCCCGGAACGAAGCTAGCGGCTCAGATGCGCCGCGGCGAAGTGCCGGAAGTGGACGAAGACGATCACGCCGAAAAGTACGAACTGTCTGACCGCATGCTCGCGGCAGCTGGCTTCACTTGGTACGAAGTTTCCAACTGGGCCAAAACTGAGGACCAACGCAGCGAGCACAACCTTGCCTATTGGCGCGGCAACGATTGGTGGGGCGCAGGCCCTGGCGCGCACTCACACATTGGTGGAACGCGCTTTTGGAACGTCAAGCACCCGACTGCATATCAGGGGCGCGTTGACGCATTGGTGTCGCCTGCGGCTGCCCGGGAAATTCCGGACGAAGATGCCCAGTATCTGGAAGAACTCATGCTGAAGGTGCGCATCGCCGAAGGCTTGCCACTGTCTGCTTTGCGGGATGATGCACGACGACGCGTGGCCGGCTTGATTGCCGATCGCTTAGTTGAGCCGGGGCCTGCATTGGGTGCGTCGGGGGAGAAGCGTTTGGTCTTGACGCTCAACGGTCGCCTTCTGGCGGACCGCGTGGTCAAGATTCTTGCCGACTTCTAG
- the dnaJ gene encoding molecular chaperone DnaJ, producing the protein MATHYEVLGVSQDATAEEIKKAYRKLARKLHPDINPGAEAAEEFKLVTRAYEVLSDPDKRNIYDQTGNENGTSQGFGGGAGDFGFGDIFEQFFGAASGAGQGPIPRTSRGRDALITATIELKDAVQGTVYPLDIETAVTCPVCDGSCCEAGTQPETCTICRGRGQVQRPVRSFLGQMMTLETCSACRGHGTIIPSPCRECQGQGRIRERVTKQLKIPAGVSTGTRIRLDSQGEVGPGGGPAGDLYVEIDVKRHAVFEREGNDLHAEVTLPMTAASLGTTVKLDTFDGSKDVTVDPGTQTGHTVRLPDLGVPRLRGSGRGNIVVHINVETPTKLDDEQRELLEKLAALRGEEFAEGRVEQRGGFFSRIKDHLNSR; encoded by the coding sequence ATGGCAACCCACTACGAGGTATTGGGCGTCTCCCAGGACGCCACCGCGGAAGAAATCAAGAAGGCGTACCGCAAGCTCGCCCGTAAGCTCCACCCGGACATCAACCCGGGCGCTGAGGCTGCTGAAGAGTTCAAGCTCGTCACGCGCGCGTATGAAGTGCTCTCCGATCCGGATAAGCGCAACATCTACGATCAGACGGGTAACGAGAACGGCACGTCCCAAGGCTTCGGCGGCGGCGCTGGTGACTTCGGTTTCGGCGATATCTTTGAGCAGTTCTTCGGTGCTGCATCCGGCGCCGGTCAGGGTCCCATCCCACGCACCAGCCGTGGACGCGATGCACTCATCACGGCAACCATCGAGCTCAAGGACGCCGTGCAGGGCACGGTTTACCCCTTGGACATCGAAACCGCCGTCACCTGCCCGGTCTGCGATGGCTCGTGCTGTGAAGCCGGCACGCAGCCGGAAACCTGCACCATTTGCCGCGGCCGCGGTCAGGTTCAGCGCCCGGTTCGTTCCTTCTTGGGACAGATGATGACCCTCGAAACCTGCTCCGCTTGCCGCGGACACGGCACCATCATTCCTAGCCCGTGCCGCGAGTGCCAGGGCCAGGGCCGCATCCGTGAGCGCGTCACCAAGCAGCTCAAGATTCCAGCAGGCGTCAGCACGGGCACGCGTATCCGCTTGGACAGCCAAGGCGAAGTCGGCCCCGGCGGCGGACCAGCCGGTGACCTCTACGTGGAAATCGACGTCAAGCGCCACGCCGTCTTCGAGCGCGAAGGAAACGACCTTCACGCCGAAGTCACGTTGCCAATGACCGCTGCTTCGCTCGGAACCACCGTCAAGTTGGACACCTTCGATGGCTCGAAGGACGTCACCGTGGATCCAGGTACGCAGACGGGGCACACGGTCCGCTTGCCAGATCTTGGTGTGCCTCGTTTGCGTGGCTCGGGACGCGGAAACATCGTGGTTCACATCAACGTCGAGACTCCTACCAAACTCGACGACGAACAGCGCGAGCTCCTCGAAAAGCTCGCCGCACTGCGCGGCGAAGAGTTCGCTGAGGGCCGCGTGGAACAGCGCGGTGGCTTTTTCTCCCGCATCAAGGATCACCTGAACTCTCGCTAG
- a CDS encoding 16S rRNA (uracil(1498)-N(3))-methyltransferase, with translation MSNQAFWFGSSLEDVTSGDELDLEGPEGHHAATVKRITVEELVDLLDGAGHRAECTVLSTSKTGLHLRVEELRTEDPPRFPITLVQALAKGDRDLQAVESAVELNVSHVVPWQAERSIVKWPADRAAKALAKWESLILAATKQSRRSFRPSIESALTTPQLTRRIEDWVANGSLVVVLHEAEENALGAVVGTYVREPRETSGGVVLIVGPEGGVSPQEIEKFTQAGAVPALLGKNVLRSSSAGPAAMVLVRHLAGEL, from the coding sequence ATGAGCAACCAGGCATTTTGGTTCGGTTCGTCGCTGGAGGACGTAACCTCCGGCGACGAGCTGGACCTTGAAGGCCCCGAAGGACACCACGCCGCCACGGTGAAGAGAATTACCGTGGAGGAATTGGTGGACCTCTTGGACGGTGCCGGTCACCGCGCCGAGTGCACGGTGTTGAGCACGTCCAAGACGGGCCTTCACTTGCGGGTTGAAGAACTTCGTACCGAAGACCCACCGCGCTTTCCCATCACGCTCGTGCAAGCACTAGCTAAGGGAGACCGCGATCTGCAAGCCGTGGAGTCCGCGGTGGAGCTCAATGTCAGCCACGTAGTGCCCTGGCAGGCCGAGCGCAGCATTGTGAAATGGCCAGCAGATCGCGCCGCGAAGGCACTCGCCAAATGGGAATCCCTCATTTTGGCTGCCACCAAACAGTCGCGCCGCAGTTTCCGACCCAGCATTGAATCAGCGCTGACGACGCCGCAGCTCACCCGCCGCATCGAGGATTGGGTTGCGAACGGCTCACTTGTGGTGGTGTTGCACGAGGCCGAAGAAAATGCCTTGGGCGCGGTAGTTGGCACTTACGTGCGCGAACCGCGGGAAACGAGCGGCGGCGTCGTACTCATTGTGGGTCCTGAAGGCGGTGTCTCACCGCAAGAAATCGAAAAATTCACCCAAGCGGGAGCCGTTCCAGCGCTACTCGGCAAGAACGTTTTGCGCAGCTCGAGCGCCGGTCCGGCGGCAATGGTGCTAGTGCGACACCTCGCCGGTGAGCTCTAG
- a CDS encoding DUF4870 domain-containing protein: MNGGPNNGGGNPRNPQDNSRFEASAQQPRHLTPSEDRQWATIAHFGSILGCVPSGIIHYVFRDRGPFTAQESKEAFNFTLPPTLLAIVANLLSMIPIIGGFFAFIAVLLWLFLTINGVIAGIEVNKGRPYRYRFNLRLID; this comes from the coding sequence GTGAACGGCGGGCCAAACAACGGCGGTGGGAACCCTAGGAATCCTCAGGACAATTCCCGCTTTGAAGCGTCTGCGCAACAGCCACGCCACTTGACTCCAAGTGAAGATCGCCAGTGGGCCACTATTGCTCACTTCGGCTCGATCTTGGGATGTGTGCCTTCCGGCATCATTCACTATGTTTTCCGCGATCGTGGACCATTCACGGCTCAGGAGTCCAAGGAAGCGTTCAACTTCACGCTTCCACCAACCCTTCTGGCAATCGTCGCGAACCTCTTGTCGATGATCCCCATCATCGGTGGATTCTTTGCCTTCATCGCAGTTCTGCTGTGGCTCTTCTTGACCATCAACGGTGTCATCGCAGGCATCGAGGTTAACAAGGGTCGCCCTTACCGCTACCGCTTCAACCTGCGACTGATCGACTAG
- a CDS encoding metalloregulator ArsR/SmtB family transcription factor has product MKLVTALQSEAESSCSSQMVRAAVDDSASADLANTFKALSDPCRVRLLSIIAAHENQEACVCDLNESFELSQPTISRHLKILADAGLVTRDKRGVWVYYRANNDALVKLADFLWPSQPAEPVSNRRTAAPAKLAARA; this is encoded by the coding sequence GTGAAACTTGTTACGGCACTTCAATCTGAAGCTGAATCCAGCTGTTCGAGCCAAATGGTTCGGGCCGCCGTGGATGACTCAGCATCCGCAGATCTCGCAAACACCTTTAAGGCATTGAGCGATCCTTGCCGCGTCCGGCTCCTGTCCATCATTGCCGCCCACGAAAACCAAGAAGCCTGCGTGTGCGACTTGAACGAGTCCTTCGAGCTTTCGCAACCCACCATCAGCCGTCACTTGAAGATTCTTGCCGACGCTGGTCTAGTCACTCGCGATAAGCGTGGTGTCTGGGTCTACTACCGCGCTAACAACGACGCGCTCGTCAAGCTGGCCGACTTCCTCTGGCCAAGTCAGCCTGCCGAACCGGTATCGAACCGTCGTACAGCTGCCCCTGCAAAGTTGGCGGCAAGAGCGTGA
- the hrcA gene encoding heat-inducible transcriptional repressor HrcA: MDQFKASRRDTSKTEPRRLEVLRAIVEDFVQTREPVGSKALVERHLLDVSAATIRNDMAALEDEGFIVAPHTSAGRIPTEKGYRHFVDMIEEVRPLSAAERRAFQVMLEGAEDVDEILDRTVRMLAQITQQVAVLQVPIVNDDAVRHLELVSLGATQALIVLISSTGKVEQRVIVAPASTTDELLSEVRTAILSTIQGKPMMVVGAEARVGVTTLPFPLRELGELVAAGLEVMANQGNSSRYLVAGTGNLARSTSDFQQTITPILDTLEEQVVLLRLLSELEQDAHGIAVSIGHENSYGGLSEASLVTSSYGPGQLAKLGVLGPTRMDYPASMAAVRAVARYLSRILAS; this comes from the coding sequence ATGGATCAGTTCAAAGCTAGCCGACGAGATACGTCCAAAACGGAACCTCGTCGCCTCGAAGTTCTCCGGGCGATCGTTGAGGATTTCGTGCAGACCCGTGAGCCAGTGGGCTCCAAGGCTCTCGTGGAACGTCATCTCTTGGACGTCTCTGCTGCCACCATTCGTAATGACATGGCGGCGCTTGAGGACGAGGGCTTCATCGTTGCACCACACACGTCGGCCGGCCGCATTCCCACGGAAAAGGGCTACCGCCATTTCGTGGACATGATTGAGGAAGTTCGCCCGCTCTCGGCGGCGGAGCGACGTGCCTTCCAGGTCATGCTCGAGGGCGCTGAGGATGTTGACGAAATCCTGGACCGCACGGTTCGCATGCTGGCTCAGATTACGCAGCAGGTTGCGGTTTTGCAGGTTCCCATAGTGAACGACGACGCTGTTCGGCATCTCGAGCTCGTTTCGTTGGGTGCCACTCAAGCATTGATCGTGCTCATTTCTTCGACCGGCAAGGTGGAGCAGCGCGTCATTGTGGCTCCAGCGAGCACCACGGACGAGTTGTTGAGCGAAGTACGCACGGCCATCCTGAGCACCATTCAGGGCAAGCCGATGATGGTCGTGGGAGCCGAGGCTCGCGTGGGCGTCACCACGTTGCCTTTCCCACTGCGAGAGCTTGGCGAGCTGGTTGCCGCCGGGCTCGAAGTCATGGCGAATCAGGGCAACAGCTCGCGCTATTTGGTAGCTGGCACTGGAAACTTGGCACGCTCTACAAGCGACTTCCAGCAGACCATCACACCGATCTTGGACACCCTTGAGGAACAAGTTGTCCTCTTGCGGTTGTTGTCAGAACTAGAACAGGACGCGCATGGAATCGCTGTGTCCATTGGACACGAGAATTCCTACGGAGGACTCTCCGAAGCTTCCCTCGTGACGTCCTCCTACGGACCCGGGCAGCTCGCGAAGCTCGGCGTCCTTGGCCCGACGCGCATGGATTACCCCGCAAGTATGGCTGCCGTGAGAGCGGTAGCCCGATACTTGTCACGAATTTTGGCCAGCTAG
- the lepA gene encoding translation elongation factor 4 — translation MSPQARTAPVPAATDPALIRNFCIIAHIDHGKSTLADRMLQLTGIVSQRDMKAQYLDRMDIERERGITIKSQAVRMPWEVDGTAYALNMIDTPGHVDFTYEVSRSLAACEGAVLLVDAAQGIEAQTLANLYLAMENDLTIIPVLNKIDLPAAQPEKYAAELANLIGGDPEDVLRVSGKTGEGVEALLDRIVGTLPSPVGDANAPARAMIFDSVYDTYRGVVTYVRVVDGNLSPRERIQMMSTRATHELLEIGVSSPEPVPTKGLGVGEVGYLITGVKDVRQSKVGDTVTNFAKPATESLGGYEDPKPMVFSGLYPIDGSDYPALRDALDKLQLNDAALVYEPETSVALGFGFRVGFLGLLHLEITRERLEAEFGLDLISTAPNVVYQVKTEDKKMTTVTNPSEFPSGKILEVHEPMVAATILAPNEFVGAIMELCQSRRGIMRGMDYLSEDRVEIRYHLPLAEIVFDFFDVLKSKTRGYASLDWKADGSQIADLVKVDILLQGEQVDAFSAITHKDKAYSYGVMMTGKLRELIPRQQFEVPIQAAIGSRIIARESIRAIRKDVLAKCYGGDISRKRKLLEKQKEGKKRMKMVGRVEVPQEAFIAALSSSDSSKDKKK, via the coding sequence GTGTCACCTCAGGCCCGCACCGCACCGGTGCCCGCCGCCACCGATCCGGCGCTCATTCGAAACTTCTGCATCATCGCGCACATTGACCACGGTAAGTCCACCCTGGCCGACCGCATGTTGCAGCTCACCGGCATCGTTTCGCAACGTGACATGAAGGCTCAATATCTTGACCGCATGGACATCGAGCGCGAGCGTGGCATCACCATCAAGAGCCAGGCCGTGCGCATGCCGTGGGAAGTGGATGGCACCGCTTACGCCCTCAACATGATCGACACGCCGGGCCACGTGGACTTCACCTACGAAGTCTCTCGTTCGCTGGCCGCGTGCGAAGGCGCCGTATTGCTGGTGGATGCAGCTCAGGGCATTGAAGCCCAGACGCTTGCCAACCTGTACTTGGCGATGGAAAACGACCTCACCATCATTCCGGTCCTGAACAAGATTGACCTTCCGGCAGCGCAGCCAGAGAAGTACGCGGCTGAATTGGCCAACCTCATTGGTGGAGATCCTGAGGACGTGCTCCGCGTGTCTGGTAAGACCGGCGAAGGCGTCGAGGCCTTGCTGGATCGCATCGTGGGAACGCTGCCAAGCCCTGTGGGTGACGCCAACGCGCCGGCCCGCGCCATGATTTTTGACTCCGTCTATGACACCTACCGCGGCGTGGTCACCTACGTTCGCGTGGTCGACGGCAACCTATCTCCGCGCGAGCGCATTCAGATGATGTCGACGCGTGCTACCCACGAACTCTTGGAGATCGGCGTCAGCTCGCCCGAGCCCGTCCCGACGAAGGGCTTGGGCGTTGGCGAAGTGGGCTACCTGATCACGGGCGTGAAGGACGTACGCCAGTCGAAGGTGGGCGATACCGTCACCAACTTCGCTAAGCCAGCCACGGAATCCCTCGGCGGCTACGAAGACCCGAAGCCAATGGTGTTCTCCGGCCTGTACCCGATCGACGGCTCTGACTACCCAGCACTGCGCGATGCACTGGACAAGCTCCAGCTCAACGACGCTGCGCTTGTCTACGAACCAGAAACCTCTGTGGCTCTGGGCTTCGGCTTCCGCGTTGGCTTCTTGGGCTTGCTGCACCTTGAAATCACCCGCGAACGCCTCGAGGCAGAATTCGGCTTGGACCTCATCTCCACCGCACCAAACGTGGTGTACCAGGTGAAGACCGAGGACAAGAAGATGACCACCGTGACGAACCCCAGCGAGTTCCCGTCCGGCAAGATTTTGGAAGTCCACGAACCAATGGTGGCAGCAACCATCCTTGCCCCGAACGAATTCGTGGGCGCCATCATGGAGCTGTGCCAGTCTCGTCGCGGCATCATGCGCGGCATGGACTACCTGTCTGAAGATCGCGTGGAGATCCGTTACCACTTGCCGTTGGCTGAAATCGTCTTCGACTTCTTCGACGTCTTGAAGTCCAAGACCCGCGGCTACGCCTCCCTGGACTGGAAGGCCGACGGTTCGCAGATCGCCGACCTCGTCAAGGTGGATATCTTGCTTCAGGGCGAGCAGGTGGACGCCTTCAGCGCCATCACCCACAAGGACAAAGCGTATTCCTACGGCGTCATGATGACCGGAAAGCTGCGTGAGTTGATTCCACGCCAGCAGTTCGAGGTGCCCATCCAGGCTGCCATCGGTTCCCGCATCATTGCCCGCGAATCCATCCGCGCTATCCGCAAGGACGTTCTTGCCAAGTGCTACGGCGGTGACATCTCCCGTAAGCGCAAGCTGCTCGAGAAGCAGAAGGAAGGCAAGAAGCGTATGAAGATGGTGGGCCGCGTCGAGGTTCCTCAGGAAGCCTTCATCGCAGCACTCTCTTCCAGCGACAGCTCCAAGGACAAGAAGAAGTAA
- a CDS encoding DUF3097 family protein — protein MDYSSWGPQAIGKPVRKSLREVPAAQGMVIEDVETGFVGEIMRIEKSGGMLVLHLEGRGGKTRSFKAGYGFLLDGEPVRIIAPVKTTTLPPVARSASGSVVVQGLKARTARASRILVEGKHDAELVEKVWGHDLRVEGIVVEPLHGVDDLAAVIADFAPSPQRRLGILVDHLVMGTKEQKIAERAMKVPGAAGNVLIVGHPYVDVWQAVKPSALGIPAWPVIPRGQDWKNGIVTAFGWPASTPEDLGLAWQRILSRVTNYADVEPALLGRVEEIIDFLTEVDN, from the coding sequence GTGGACTACAGCTCATGGGGACCGCAAGCAATTGGAAAGCCGGTTCGGAAATCATTGCGAGAAGTGCCCGCCGCGCAAGGCATGGTCATCGAGGACGTCGAGACCGGCTTTGTGGGTGAAATTATGCGGATTGAGAAATCCGGCGGCATGTTGGTGCTCCACTTGGAGGGCCGCGGCGGAAAGACCCGTTCCTTCAAGGCCGGTTACGGCTTCCTCTTGGATGGCGAACCCGTCCGCATCATTGCTCCCGTGAAGACGACGACGCTGCCTCCCGTCGCGCGCTCTGCCTCCGGATCCGTAGTGGTCCAGGGATTGAAAGCGCGCACCGCACGTGCCAGCCGCATCTTGGTTGAAGGTAAGCACGACGCCGAGCTGGTGGAGAAAGTGTGGGGCCACGACCTTCGCGTGGAAGGCATTGTGGTGGAACCGCTCCACGGCGTCGACGATTTGGCTGCGGTGATCGCCGACTTCGCGCCCAGCCCACAGCGTCGCTTGGGAATTCTTGTAGACCACTTGGTCATGGGCACCAAGGAGCAGAAGATCGCCGAGCGCGCCATGAAAGTTCCCGGCGCGGCCGGCAATGTCCTGATTGTGGGTCACCCGTACGTTGACGTGTGGCAGGCGGTCAAGCCCAGCGCTCTGGGAATTCCCGCCTGGCCAGTTATCCCCCGCGGCCAAGACTGGAAGAACGGAATCGTCACCGCGTTTGGATGGCCAGCTTCCACGCCCGAAGACCTGGGCCTGGCGTGGCAGCGCATTCTGTCGCGCGTAACCAACTACGCCGACGTTGAACCCGCCCTGCTGGGTCGCGTCGAGGAGATTATCGACTTCCTGACGGAAGTGGATAACTAG
- a CDS encoding arsenate reductase ArsC, producing the protein MTDNSATAETANQADRPSVLFVCVHNAGRSQMAAGYLEHLAQGAIEVRSAGSEPADKINPSAVEAMLEEGIDIRDQKPKILTTQAVKDSDVVITMGCGDTCPIFPGKRYEDWKLEDPAGKGVDSVRPIRDEIRARIETLISELLPTR; encoded by the coding sequence ATGACTGACAACTCTGCAACCGCTGAAACCGCTAACCAGGCTGACCGCCCCAGCGTCCTTTTCGTCTGCGTGCACAACGCGGGTCGCTCGCAAATGGCCGCAGGCTACTTGGAACATCTCGCCCAGGGTGCCATCGAGGTTCGTTCGGCAGGCTCTGAGCCAGCAGACAAAATCAACCCTTCTGCAGTAGAAGCCATGCTCGAAGAGGGCATCGACATCCGCGATCAGAAGCCGAAGATCCTGACCACTCAGGCCGTCAAAGACTCAGACGTGGTCATCACCATGGGCTGCGGCGATACGTGCCCCATCTTCCCGGGCAAGCGCTACGAGGACTGGAAACTGGAAGATCCAGCAGGCAAGGGCGTCGATTCCGTGCGCCCCATCCGTGACGAAATTCGCGCGCGCATCGAGACGCTGATCAGCGAACTTCTTCCCACGCGCTAG
- the rpsT gene encoding 30S ribosomal protein S20 has protein sequence MANIKSQKKRILTNEKSRVRNLAVRSELKTLVRAVNEAVTAADKEAAEKALRTANRKLDKAVSKGVIHKNQAANRKSAISKKVAAL, from the coding sequence GTGGCCAATATTAAGTCCCAGAAGAAGCGCATTCTCACCAACGAGAAGTCCCGCGTTCGCAACCTTGCAGTTCGTTCCGAACTCAAGACCCTCGTCCGCGCCGTCAACGAAGCAGTAACTGCCGCTGACAAGGAAGCCGCCGAGAAGGCGTTGCGCACTGCTAACCGCAAGCTTGATAAGGCTGTTAGCAAGGGTGTTATCCACAAGAACCAGGCTGCTAACCGCAAGTCTGCGATCTCCAAGAAGGTTGCTGCTCTCTAA
- a CDS encoding type II toxin-antitoxin system PemK/MazF family toxin, translated as MKFDANAIFRVARQIFRIAEPIIRERMNDGKRSSAPTSRPQSTTPNSAPSSSSNYDDAPRGSWQFGGYPGDYSANDAANSVASYSPNPNGNADPGEVVWAWVPYEEDYSRGKDRPVLIVGRDGELLLGLMLTTKDRDNSQSHNSNYMDVGTGGWDSKGRPSEAKLDRVIRLRQDGIRREGAVLGKERYDDVAHALRSLR; from the coding sequence ATGAAATTTGATGCGAACGCCATCTTCCGCGTGGCCCGCCAGATTTTCCGCATTGCCGAACCGATCATTCGGGAGCGGATGAACGACGGCAAGCGATCTTCGGCGCCAACCTCGCGGCCTCAATCGACGACGCCCAATTCAGCGCCGTCGTCGTCCTCTAATTACGACGACGCTCCCCGCGGTTCTTGGCAATTCGGCGGCTACCCCGGTGATTATTCCGCGAACGACGCCGCTAACTCGGTGGCGAGCTACTCCCCTAACCCGAACGGCAACGCCGATCCTGGTGAAGTGGTGTGGGCTTGGGTTCCTTATGAAGAGGACTACTCCCGCGGTAAGGATCGTCCGGTCTTGATCGTGGGACGCGACGGCGAATTGTTGCTGGGTCTCATGCTCACCACGAAGGACCGCGATAACTCGCAAAGTCACAACAGCAACTACATGGATGTAGGCACTGGCGGTTGGGATTCCAAGGGTCGACCGAGCGAGGCGAAGCTTGATCGCGTCATTCGACTTCGTCAGGACGGCATTCGTCGCGAAGGTGCGGTCTTGGGCAAAGAACGGTACGACGACGTTGCTCACGCCTTGCGCAGTCTTCGCTGA